A part of Emcibacter nanhaiensis genomic DNA contains:
- a CDS encoding glutathione S-transferase family protein, with translation MIKLYTSETPNGWKASIALEELELPYEVHHIQLSKGEQKEPWYLKINPNGRIPAIDDDGFTVFESGAILMYLAEKTGKLMPTDIKGRSLVTQWLMFQIGGLGPMMGQANVFYRYFPEKIPAAIERYQRETRRLLEVLNTRLADNEYLAGDYSIADIANWTWAHAYAWSGVNIDGLDDLQRWIDLVGSRPAVQRGKMVPPPTDLGAQDDKTLEGGKKLLV, from the coding sequence ATGATCAAACTTTATACTTCTGAAACCCCGAACGGCTGGAAAGCCTCCATTGCCCTGGAGGAATTGGAGCTTCCCTATGAAGTCCACCACATCCAGCTCAGCAAGGGGGAGCAGAAGGAACCCTGGTACCTCAAGATCAATCCCAATGGCCGTATTCCGGCCATTGACGATGATGGTTTCACGGTTTTCGAATCCGGTGCTATACTCATGTATCTGGCGGAGAAAACCGGCAAGCTGATGCCGACCGATATCAAGGGCAGAAGCCTGGTGACCCAGTGGCTGATGTTCCAGATCGGCGGCCTTGGCCCGATGATGGGGCAGGCCAATGTATTTTACCGCTATTTCCCGGAAAAAATTCCGGCCGCCATCGAACGATACCAGCGGGAGACTCGTCGCCTGCTGGAAGTACTGAACACCCGCCTGGCCGACAATGAATATCTGGCCGGCGATTATTCCATTGCCGATATCGCCAACTGGACATGGGCCCATGCCTATGCCTGGTCCGGAGTCAATATCGATGGCCTTGATGACCTGCAGCGCTGGATCGACCTGGTCGGTTCCCGCCCCGCGGTGCAGAGAGGCAAAATGGTTCCGCCGCCAACCGACCTGGGCGCCCAGGACGACAAGACCCTTGAAGGCGGCAAAAAACTTTTAGTCTGA
- a CDS encoding PQQ-dependent dehydrogenase, methanol/ethanol family, with protein MMIKRLLIAATLVLAGCGGDEEQKVSSGGVDRDALLSAAGNTSSWLTYGRTYNQQRYSPAHLINQSNVSSLGLAWYADMDTARGQEATPLVIDGNLYFSTAWSKVKAYDGATGALLWEFDPEVPGETAVKGCCDVVNRGMTAWGDNLYFGTLDGRLISLDRKTGTVNWSVVTVDQSKSYTITQAPIAIDGKIIIGNSGAEMGVRGYITAYDAKTGDQLWRFYTVPDNPENGPQPEYLEKAVATWNGEWWKLGGGGTVWDSMAYDPDLDLLYIGVGNGSPWNQSYRSPGGGDNLYLSSIVALRPETGEYVWHYQTTPGETWDFTATQHIMLADMEIDGKKRKVLMQAPKNGFFYVLDRATGELISANNYIPVNWAEGIDMETGRPIEKPEARYYKTGKPFFGSPGASGGHNWQPMAYDPDQNLVFIPAKLAGFPYFPDENWKPAAMGFNVGIDMAAGAMPAIEEVRDAARKATTGALIAWDPVAQKARWQVSFPGPWNGGLLATGGGLVFQGNASSKFEAYASDTGKELWSFPAQTGILAAPVTYTIDGEQYVAVLAGWGGVWPLATGVLADVSGPVRNISRLLVFKLNGTAELPPMPPLNEMPLDPPPLTASAEVVAEGAKLFGRFCGVCHGDAAVAGGITPDLRYSGLLFDEESWKMVVIDGALKDNGMVSFAPVISEEQAQSIRHYVIKRANEDKALEQTE; from the coding sequence ATGATGATAAAAAGATTGCTGATTGCGGCGACCCTGGTGCTTGCCGGTTGCGGCGGTGATGAAGAGCAGAAGGTTTCTTCCGGCGGTGTTGACCGGGACGCCCTGCTGTCTGCCGCCGGCAACACGTCGAGCTGGCTGACCTATGGCCGCACCTATAATCAACAGCGCTACAGCCCCGCGCACCTGATCAATCAGTCCAATGTCTCCTCACTCGGCCTGGCCTGGTACGCGGATATGGATACCGCCCGCGGCCAGGAGGCTACCCCCCTGGTGATTGACGGCAATCTCTATTTCTCAACTGCCTGGTCCAAAGTGAAAGCCTATGACGGCGCCACCGGCGCCCTGTTGTGGGAATTTGACCCTGAAGTGCCGGGCGAGACGGCGGTGAAAGGCTGCTGTGACGTGGTCAACCGCGGCATGACCGCCTGGGGCGACAACCTGTATTTCGGCACCCTGGACGGCCGGCTGATTTCGCTCGACCGCAAAACCGGGACCGTGAACTGGAGCGTGGTCACCGTTGACCAGTCCAAATCCTATACGATTACCCAGGCGCCCATTGCCATTGATGGCAAGATCATCATCGGCAACAGCGGCGCCGAGATGGGGGTGCGCGGCTATATCACCGCCTATGACGCCAAGACCGGCGATCAGCTGTGGCGTTTCTATACCGTGCCGGACAATCCGGAAAACGGCCCGCAGCCGGAGTATCTGGAAAAGGCAGTAGCAACCTGGAACGGCGAATGGTGGAAGCTTGGCGGCGGCGGCACTGTCTGGGATTCCATGGCCTATGATCCGGATCTTGACCTTCTCTATATCGGGGTCGGCAACGGCTCGCCCTGGAACCAGTCCTACCGGTCTCCGGGCGGCGGCGATAACCTCTATCTGTCCTCCATTGTCGCTTTGCGGCCGGAAACCGGTGAATATGTCTGGCACTATCAGACCACGCCGGGCGAAACCTGGGACTTTACCGCGACGCAGCATATCATGCTGGCCGATATGGAAATCGACGGCAAGAAACGCAAGGTGCTGATGCAGGCGCCGAAAAACGGCTTCTTCTATGTGCTTGACCGGGCAACTGGCGAACTGATTTCCGCCAATAATTACATCCCGGTCAACTGGGCCGAAGGGATCGATATGGAGACCGGACGTCCCATCGAAAAGCCTGAGGCCCGTTATTATAAAACCGGCAAGCCCTTCTTTGGCTCTCCTGGCGCCAGTGGCGGCCACAACTGGCAGCCGATGGCCTATGATCCGGACCAGAACCTGGTCTTTATTCCGGCCAAGCTGGCAGGCTTCCCCTATTTCCCGGACGAAAACTGGAAGCCGGCCGCCATGGGCTTTAACGTCGGTATCGATATGGCCGCCGGCGCCATGCCGGCGATCGAGGAAGTGCGTGATGCCGCCCGGAAAGCAACGACCGGCGCCCTGATCGCCTGGGATCCGGTGGCGCAGAAGGCACGCTGGCAGGTGAGTTTCCCGGGGCCGTGGAATGGCGGCCTGCTGGCCACCGGCGGCGGCCTGGTTTTCCAGGGCAATGCCTCCAGCAAGTTTGAGGCCTATGCTTCGGATACGGGTAAGGAACTCTGGTCGTTCCCGGCCCAGACCGGCATCCTGGCCGCCCCTGTAACCTATACCATTGACGGTGAACAATATGTGGCCGTGCTTGCCGGTTGGGGCGGGGTCTGGCCGCTGGCTACCGGTGTGCTGGCGGATGTGTCCGGTCCGGTCCGCAACATCAGCCGTCTTTTGGTCTTTAAACTGAACGGCACAGCCGAATTGCCGCCGATGCCGCCGCTCAATGAAATGCCGCTTGATCCGCCGCCGTTGACCGCGAGCGCGGAAGTGGTTGCTGAGGGTGCCAAGCTTTTCGGTCGTTTCTGTGGCGTCTGCCACGGCGATGCCGCTGTCGCCGGGGGCATTACCCCCGACCTGCGCTACAGCGGCCTGCTGTTCGATGAGGAAAGCTGGAAAATGGTCGTCATCGACGGCGCCCTGAAAGACAACGGAATGGTGTCCTTTGCCCCGGTGATCTCCGAGGAACAGGCCCAGAGCATTCGCCACTATGTGATCAAGCGGGCGAACGAAGACAAAGCATTGGAGCAAACAGAATGA
- a CDS encoding glutathione S-transferase family protein has translation MTMKLYHGEPNGPSLSVLAALSEKNLDADLVYIDLAMAERHGDKCEQSVEVNMSVEGEGPVLVVNGEPLADSVFIARYFDDIGSGTALVPEDSYGCWEVMTWCRQIIERLAPAAAYLGVRAYLQEPLAGLEEGDFEARVGKIASEDLAQRWRDVRAGNFSDEQVEDSQSKVVAAVEKVEGRLDGRDWLMGDFSMADLETYSWLAGMVELVPSAFENAEQTRAWMERVRNRSSVQQALSRATVAEPEKSWAPGPEINRWG, from the coding sequence ATGACGATGAAACTTTATCACGGTGAACCCAATGGTCCCTCTCTGTCGGTTCTTGCTGCGCTCTCGGAAAAGAATCTCGACGCTGACCTGGTGTATATTGACCTGGCGATGGCCGAACGCCATGGCGACAAATGCGAGCAAAGCGTTGAGGTAAACATGAGCGTCGAGGGGGAAGGCCCTGTTCTGGTGGTGAACGGTGAACCGCTCGCGGATTCCGTTTTTATCGCCCGCTATTTTGACGATATCGGCAGCGGCACGGCGCTGGTGCCCGAGGATTCCTACGGGTGCTGGGAAGTGATGACCTGGTGTCGCCAGATCATTGAGCGCCTGGCCCCGGCTGCCGCCTATCTCGGCGTTCGCGCCTATCTTCAGGAGCCGCTTGCCGGTCTGGAAGAGGGCGATTTCGAGGCGCGAGTCGGTAAAATTGCCAGTGAAGACCTGGCGCAGCGCTGGCGCGATGTGCGGGCCGGAAATTTCTCCGACGAGCAGGTGGAAGATTCCCAAAGCAAGGTTGTCGCCGCGGTGGAGAAAGTCGAAGGCCGGCTTGACGGGCGCGACTGGCTGATGGGCGACTTCAGCATGGCTGACCTGGAAACCTATTCCTGGCTGGCCGGCATGGTCGAACTGGTGCCGTCGGCTTTCGAAAATGCTGAGCAAACCCGGGCCTGGATGGAGCGGGTGCGTAACCGGTCTTCCGTGCAGCAGGCCTTGTCCCGTGCGACAGTGGCCGAGCCGGAAAAAAGCTGGGCGCCCGGACCTGAAATTAACCGCTGGGGATAA
- a CDS encoding glutathione S-transferase family protein, with protein MTDVTLFHWEPNANSGKPMLALAEKGVQFKSHYLDLLNFDQHKPEYLEINPQGTIPAMLHGDKVLTESTAIMEYVDETFDGPALMPEDPYDRLRVRWWMKFMDQWLAPSFSMIGWSFFVGPSVRSKDPEELKAAIDRIPMRERRIAWRKAIYGTFSEEEMTESMRRVSVGIDMLETELSKHKWLASDEYSLADVNGFNLGYALPLSQPELANDERTPHIMEWLRKIYERPATKYIWSMGKTDMVKRVHILERGAN; from the coding sequence ATGACGGATGTCACGCTGTTTCACTGGGAGCCGAACGCAAATTCGGGTAAGCCCATGCTCGCTTTGGCCGAAAAAGGTGTCCAATTTAAGAGTCATTACCTCGATCTTCTGAATTTCGATCAGCACAAGCCGGAGTATCTCGAGATCAATCCGCAGGGAACTATTCCCGCCATGCTGCACGGAGACAAGGTTCTGACCGAGTCCACAGCCATTATGGAGTATGTGGATGAGACCTTTGATGGCCCGGCGCTGATGCCGGAAGACCCCTATGATCGTCTGCGGGTGCGCTGGTGGATGAAATTCATGGACCAGTGGCTGGCGCCGTCCTTCAGCATGATCGGCTGGAGTTTCTTCGTCGGGCCGTCCGTGCGCAGCAAGGACCCCGAAGAGCTGAAAGCCGCCATTGACCGCATCCCGATGCGTGAGCGCCGCATTGCCTGGCGCAAGGCTATTTACGGCACCTTCAGCGAAGAGGAAATGACCGAATCCATGCGTCGCGTGTCCGTGGGCATTGATATGCTTGAGACTGAGCTGTCCAAGCACAAATGGCTGGCCAGTGATGAATACAGCCTGGCCGATGTGAACGGCTTTAACCTGGGCTACGCCCTGCCGCTGTCCCAGCCGGAACTGGCCAATGATGAACGCACGCCGCACATCATGGAGTGGCTGCGGAAAATCTATGAACGTCCGGCCACCAAATATATCTGGAGTATGGGCAAGACGGACATGGTCAAACGGGTGCATATTCTTGAGCGGGGAGCAAACTAA
- a CDS encoding cytochrome P450, which produces MPAETPSHVRPEQVVDFNFYRPCTPGGDPYLAWQRLQDGPEMIWTPHNGGHWIATRGEQIKEILTDYGRFSSRHAFIPIIPERPRGLPLEYDPPEHAPLKKMLAPAFLPKAIQHWSDEARALAAELVEGFIDQGWCEFIEDFAQQLPIIIFLRILDLPMEDREPLLAAVNSGLRPVDEKTRKWGRDYLNNYIVELVAERRENPREEILSAALHTEINGKLLDDEMAYGLTSGLLGGGLDTVASSMGWMALFLAENPGHRQQLVDDPSLIPNAVQELLRRYSIPNIARVVREDMDYHGAQLKQGEQVLMSGCLYGLDPNIFENPMAVDFTRRDASRHMSYSTGIHRCIGAKLADQELQIFLQEWLPRIPDFRLDPDHPPEMVTGIAHGLNKLPLLWDA; this is translated from the coding sequence ATGCCCGCAGAGACGCCGTCTCACGTCCGGCCGGAACAGGTCGTGGACTTCAATTTCTATCGCCCTTGCACGCCCGGTGGCGACCCTTATCTCGCCTGGCAAAGGCTTCAGGATGGCCCGGAAATGATCTGGACACCCCACAATGGCGGTCACTGGATCGCCACCCGCGGCGAACAGATCAAGGAAATCCTGACCGACTACGGCCGCTTTTCCTCGCGCCATGCCTTTATTCCCATCATTCCCGAACGCCCCCGCGGCCTGCCGCTGGAATATGACCCGCCGGAACATGCGCCGCTGAAAAAGATGCTGGCGCCCGCGTTCCTGCCCAAGGCAATCCAGCACTGGTCCGATGAGGCCCGCGCGCTGGCGGCGGAACTGGTCGAAGGCTTCATCGATCAGGGCTGGTGTGAATTCATCGAAGACTTCGCCCAGCAGCTGCCGATCATCATATTCCTGCGTATCCTCGACCTGCCGATGGAAGACCGCGAGCCGCTTCTGGCGGCGGTCAATTCCGGCCTCCGGCCAGTGGACGAGAAAACCCGGAAGTGGGGCCGCGACTATCTCAACAATTATATCGTCGAGCTGGTGGCGGAACGGCGCGAGAATCCGCGTGAAGAGATCCTCAGTGCGGCGCTGCATACCGAAATAAACGGCAAGCTTTTGGATGATGAAATGGCCTACGGCCTGACCAGCGGCCTGCTGGGCGGCGGGCTTGATACCGTCGCCTCAAGCATGGGCTGGATGGCCCTGTTCCTGGCGGAAAACCCGGGCCACCGCCAGCAACTGGTTGACGATCCGTCCCTGATTCCCAATGCGGTGCAGGAGCTGCTGCGCCGCTATTCCATCCCCAACATCGCCCGGGTGGTCAGGGAGGACATGGACTATCACGGCGCCCAACTGAAACAGGGCGAACAGGTCCTGATGTCGGGCTGCCTGTATGGCCTGGACCCGAATATTTTCGAGAATCCCATGGCGGTTGATTTCACCCGCCGGGATGCCTCGCGGCATATGAGCTACAGCACCGGCATCCATCGCTGCATCGGCGCCAAACTGGCCGACCAGGAGCTGCAGATTTTCCTGCAGGAATGGCTGCCGCGGATTCCCGACTTCCGGCTCGACCCGGACCATCCGCCGGAGATGGTCACCGGCATTGCCCACGGCCTGAACAAGCTGCCGCTGCTCTGGGATGCCTGA
- a CDS encoding amidohydrolase family protein — translation MSQDNSDNSEKGMRGLGNNVINPRSHVGLAPPEAEIDYNAPYKRIATEEAWSFPELVEAQVRLHNSGRASDDASLAMANMFAGMSALQDILFDLGDKRIARMDELGIDRQLLLLTSPGVQVLEPEEGNRLARMSNDIAAEACAKYPDRFSALAAFQPQDVDGAVAEIDRAMQELKLSGAVLNSHWKGRYLDEAEFEPILAALEANDAALYIHPTAPRYNEPYQFRGMTGALGGFPHDVWIHTMGLILSGAFDKYPDLRLVIGHLGECMPLHLYRFDWMQSNADGVPGLRGGQDPVTLEHPISYYFKKNIWITTSGVGWEPAIKFCMDVMGPDRVIYAMDYPYQQSGDEVAAYDRMDISPEHKKMLMQENAERVFRL, via the coding sequence ATGTCGCAAGATAATTCCGACAACAGTGAAAAAGGCATGCGCGGCCTTGGCAATAATGTGATTAACCCACGCTCCCATGTGGGACTTGCGCCGCCTGAAGCGGAAATTGACTACAACGCTCCCTATAAGCGCATTGCCACCGAGGAAGCCTGGAGTTTTCCCGAGCTGGTCGAAGCCCAGGTGAGGCTGCATAACAGCGGCCGGGCCTCAGACGATGCCTCGCTGGCCATGGCCAATATGTTCGCCGGCATGTCTGCCTTGCAGGACATCCTGTTTGACCTGGGCGATAAGCGTATCGCCCGGATGGATGAGCTCGGCATTGACCGGCAGTTGCTGTTACTGACCTCGCCCGGGGTGCAGGTGCTGGAGCCGGAAGAGGGCAACCGTCTGGCCCGTATGTCCAACGATATTGCCGCCGAAGCCTGTGCCAAATACCCCGACCGCTTTTCCGCCCTGGCCGCCTTCCAGCCCCAGGATGTGGATGGCGCGGTGGCGGAAATCGACCGCGCCATGCAGGAATTGAAGCTCAGTGGTGCGGTGCTCAATTCCCACTGGAAGGGGCGTTACCTGGACGAGGCAGAGTTCGAACCGATCCTGGCGGCACTGGAGGCCAATGATGCGGCGCTCTATATCCATCCGACCGCGCCCCGCTACAACGAACCCTATCAGTTCCGCGGCATGACCGGGGCGCTCGGCGGTTTCCCCCATGATGTCTGGATTCACACCATGGGCCTGATCCTGTCCGGGGCGTTTGACAAATATCCCGACCTGCGGCTGGTGATCGGCCATCTCGGAGAATGCATGCCGCTGCATCTTTATCGTTTTGACTGGATGCAGTCCAATGCCGACGGGGTGCCCGGTCTGCGCGGCGGCCAGGATCCGGTGACGCTGGAACATCCTATCAGCTATTATTTCAAGAAGAATATCTGGATCACCACCAGCGGCGTGGGCTGGGAGCCGGCCATCAAATTCTGCATGGATGTGATGGGGCCGGACCGGGTGATTTACGCCATGGACTATCCCTACCAGCAGTCTGGCGACGAAGTGGCCGCCTATGACCGCATGGACATCAGTCCGGAACATAAAAAGATGCTGATGCAGGAAAATGCCGAACGGGTGTTCCGGCTCTAG
- a CDS encoding nuclear transport factor 2 family protein — translation MMRAFYAGVLMAALVCPQAFAGEGASCDKTPRQVVEAFGKLFYDQLKVKEAFETWVREDYIQHNPVAPDGRQPAIDALSGWLSTQPDFKYDVKRVIADGDLVAVHMHAKPTSEDRGFAVVDIFRVEGCRIAEHWDVLQPVPEISANNNTMF, via the coding sequence ATGATGCGGGCATTCTACGCGGGCGTTCTGATGGCCGCCCTGGTGTGCCCCCAAGCTTTCGCCGGGGAGGGGGCATCCTGTGACAAAACGCCGCGCCAGGTGGTCGAAGCCTTCGGCAAACTGTTCTATGACCAGTTGAAGGTAAAGGAGGCTTTCGAAACCTGGGTGCGGGAAGACTATATCCAGCATAACCCGGTGGCCCCCGACGGTCGCCAACCGGCCATCGACGCCCTTAGCGGCTGGCTCTCGACTCAGCCCGATTTCAAGTATGATGTAAAGCGGGTCATTGCTGACGGCGATCTGGTTGCAGTGCATATGCATGCTAAGCCGACATCGGAGGATCGCGGCTTTGCCGTGGTCGATATCTTTCGTGTCGAAGGCTGCAGGATTGCCGAACATTGGGATGTGTTGCAGCCGGTGCCGGAAATCTCCGCCAATAATAACACCATGTTCTGA
- a CDS encoding nuclear transport factor 2 family protein has product MTDNSDLRAELQALTNRVGMLEDQQAIRKLHYAYGYYIDFCQYDEVVQLFADDGEVIFLSGIYKGKAGVARLYKTWFQNYFTHGKPGPEDGFLLDHFQMQDIITVAPDRKTAKGRFRAVLMGGVHEDREYKPEGLPDQFYEAGIYENDYVCVDGVWKIKRLDYMVQWQADYDKGWAKTKAHLQPAVEIYPGNPIGPDELLPEPRLTWPNRHDVPYHYAHPVMGKAFKPFEE; this is encoded by the coding sequence ATGACTGACAACTCTGATCTGAGGGCCGAGCTGCAGGCTCTGACCAATCGTGTGGGCATGCTGGAAGACCAGCAGGCGATCCGCAAACTTCACTATGCTTACGGCTATTATATCGACTTCTGCCAGTATGACGAAGTGGTGCAGCTGTTTGCCGATGACGGGGAAGTGATCTTCCTGTCCGGCATTTATAAAGGCAAGGCAGGAGTCGCCCGCCTCTACAAGACCTGGTTCCAGAATTATTTCACCCACGGCAAGCCGGGGCCCGAGGATGGCTTCCTGCTCGATCATTTCCAGATGCAGGACATTATTACCGTGGCGCCGGACCGCAAAACCGCCAAGGGCCGCTTCCGCGCCGTGCTGATGGGCGGGGTGCATGAAGACCGGGAATATAAGCCCGAGGGTCTGCCGGATCAGTTCTATGAAGCCGGAATCTATGAGAACGATTATGTCTGCGTGGACGGGGTGTGGAAGATCAAGCGCCTCGACTATATGGTCCAGTGGCAGGCGGACTATGACAAGGGCTGGGCCAAAACCAAGGCTCATCTGCAGCCGGCGGTGGAAATCTATCCCGGCAATCCGATCGGGCCGGACGAGCTGCTGCCCGAACCGCGCCTGACCTGGCCGAATCGCCATGACGTGCCTTACCATTATGCTCATCCGGTGATGGGTAAGGCCTTTAAACCCTTCGAGGAGTGA
- a CDS encoding SDR family NAD(P)-dependent oxidoreductase: MSWENKTAFITAGVSGIGFGLARALSNAGMRLALSYRNEDHKEQAARWFADQGREQPLFLKLDVQDRDRFAEVADEVENHFGKLHVLINNAGVSVFGPTDEASYADYDWIMGVNFGGVVNGLVSFIPRIKAHGEGGHIVNVASMAAFLPGPQAGIYTASKFAVRGLTESLRYNLAPYNIGVSLMCPGLTRTNAWDSATRRPDEFKDSGFEPVEAAELEQFGTAFEAGMDPLEVGEKTLRGMTENRGLILTHPEFAQDFREIYETSLAALPDEEIPEGRLHIERLRREAMKAAEAGIKTGLKDLT, encoded by the coding sequence ATGTCCTGGGAAAACAAGACAGCTTTCATTACGGCCGGGGTGTCCGGCATCGGCTTCGGCCTGGCCCGGGCCCTGAGCAACGCCGGCATGCGCTTGGCGCTCAGCTATCGCAACGAGGACCACAAGGAGCAGGCCGCCCGCTGGTTTGCCGACCAAGGGCGCGAGCAACCATTGTTTTTGAAACTGGACGTCCAGGACCGGGACAGATTCGCCGAAGTCGCCGACGAGGTGGAGAATCATTTCGGCAAGCTGCATGTGCTGATCAACAACGCCGGGGTCAGCGTGTTCGGCCCTACCGACGAAGCCAGCTATGCGGACTATGACTGGATCATGGGGGTCAACTTCGGCGGCGTGGTCAACGGACTGGTCAGCTTCATTCCCAGGATCAAGGCCCATGGCGAAGGCGGCCACATCGTCAATGTGGCCAGCATGGCGGCCTTCCTGCCCGGCCCCCAGGCCGGCATCTATACCGCCAGCAAATTTGCCGTGCGCGGCCTGACCGAGAGCCTGCGCTACAATCTGGCGCCCTACAACATCGGTGTGTCGCTGATGTGTCCGGGCCTGACCCGCACCAATGCCTGGGACAGCGCCACGCGACGGCCCGACGAGTTCAAGGACAGTGGTTTTGAACCTGTGGAAGCGGCGGAACTGGAACAGTTCGGCACCGCCTTCGAGGCCGGCATGGACCCGCTGGAAGTGGGCGAAAAGACCTTGCGCGGCATGACCGAAAACCGCGGCCTGATCCTGACCCATCCGGAATTCGCCCAGGACTTCAGGGAAATTTACGAGACTTCCCTGGCCGCCCTGCCTGACGAGGAAATCCCGGAAGGACGGCTGCATATCGAAAGACTGCGCCGGGAGGCCATGAAGGCGGCGGAGGCCGGCATCAAAACCGGCCTCAAGGACCTGACCTGA
- a CDS encoding carotenoid oxygenase family protein has product MKQYPDTPDFTGINAPIGEEYSLKNLEVEGEIPAEVRGAFYRAVPDPAFPPMFEDDTALSGDGMLSRLYFGPDGQVDFDIRFVETARHQAEVAAGKALFGRYRNPFTDDPSVDGVDRTVANTTPVWHGGRLLMTKEDGRAYEMNPHTLETLGSYDFGGVLKSETMTAHVRIDPATKEMFFFGYEADGLASSKVAYCIADREGTLTHEQWFDVPYCSMMHDFVITENYAVFPVYPTTADLERLKAGGDHWVHHMDLESWVGIMPRYGDVSEMRWFRGPKGVSTYHMMNCFEDEEGRVHMDHCMSNCNAFPFIQRASGLNVPPQELGGGLIRWTMDMTGSDDNLTQVTLGPPGDMPRIADKDQGRPYQRGWYLSVNPELKGPPLMGGVVGAEFNLLLRIEPDNGRIDAYAFPPLSGIHEPVHVPSARDGHEGWLISFVDMMQGEDDLYQGAWIFDAGNVAAGPVAKITIPHRLRPQVHGWWVPQAELDKSVRK; this is encoded by the coding sequence ATGAAACAATATCCCGATACCCCGGACTTTACCGGGATCAATGCGCCAATCGGCGAGGAATACAGCCTGAAAAACCTCGAGGTGGAAGGCGAAATTCCGGCGGAGGTGCGCGGCGCCTTCTATCGTGCGGTGCCGGATCCGGCGTTTCCGCCGATGTTCGAGGATGACACCGCCCTGTCCGGCGACGGCATGTTGTCCCGGCTTTATTTCGGGCCCGACGGCCAGGTGGATTTCGACATCCGCTTTGTCGAGACCGCCCGGCACCAGGCCGAAGTTGCGGCCGGCAAGGCGCTGTTCGGCCGCTATCGCAATCCCTTTACTGATGACCCGTCAGTGGACGGCGTCGACCGCACCGTCGCCAACACCACCCCGGTGTGGCACGGGGGCCGCCTGCTGATGACCAAGGAGGACGGCCGCGCCTATGAAATGAATCCGCATACGCTGGAGACCCTCGGCTCCTATGATTTCGGCGGCGTCCTGAAGTCGGAAACCATGACTGCCCATGTGCGTATCGATCCGGCAACGAAGGAAATGTTCTTCTTCGGCTATGAAGCCGACGGCCTGGCCTCTTCCAAGGTGGCCTACTGCATCGCCGACAGGGAGGGTACGCTCACCCACGAACAATGGTTCGATGTGCCCTATTGTTCCATGATGCATGATTTTGTCATCACCGAAAATTATGCAGTGTTCCCGGTCTATCCGACCACGGCTGACCTGGAGCGGCTCAAAGCCGGCGGCGATCACTGGGTGCACCACATGGACCTGGAAAGCTGGGTCGGCATCATGCCGCGCTACGGCGATGTCTCCGAAATGCGCTGGTTCCGGGGGCCGAAGGGCGTGTCCACCTATCACATGATGAACTGTTTCGAAGATGAAGAGGGGCGGGTGCATATGGACCACTGCATGTCCAACTGCAACGCTTTTCCCTTTATCCAGCGGGCGTCCGGCCTCAATGTGCCGCCGCAGGAACTGGGCGGCGGCCTGATCCGCTGGACCATGGACATGACCGGCAGTGACGACAACCTGACCCAGGTGACGCTCGGCCCTCCGGGCGATATGCCGCGCATTGCCGACAAAGACCAGGGACGGCCCTACCAGCGCGGCTGGTACCTGAGCGTCAACCCGGAGCTCAAGGGTCCGCCGCTGATGGGCGGTGTGGTCGGTGCCGAGTTCAACCTGCTGCTGCGGATCGAGCCGGACAACGGCAGAATCGACGCCTATGCCTTCCCGCCGCTGAGCGGCATCCACGAGCCGGTGCATGTGCCGTCGGCCCGGGACGGGCATGAAGGCTGGCTGATTTCCTTCGTCGACATGATGCAGGGCGAGGATGACCTCTATCAGGGCGCCTGGATTTTCGACGCGGGCAATGTGGCGGCCGGGCCGGTGGCGAAAATCACCATCCCGCACCGGCTGCGGCCCCAGGTGCATGGCTGGTGGGTGCCGCAGGCCGAGCTCGACAAGTCGGTCAGAAAGTAA